In a genomic window of Infirmifilum sp. NZ:
- a CDS encoding alpha-glucosidase/alpha-galactosidase, producing MSRVKIAVIGAGSIAWSSKIIHDLLHTPTLFGSEVVLMDIDQGRLRLVEGFAKRYASELGADIKFIATTDRREAIRDADFVVNTAMFGGHSYYEKMREVSERHGYYRGVNSTEWNMVSDYHTIWGYYQFKLALEVARDVEELAPEAWLLQLANPVFELTTLISRETRVKVIGLCHGHLGYKEIARALGYDPEKVEFEAIGFNHVIWLTKLTYQGRDLYPLIDEWVERRASDYWERWRLTQRDPFDIQLSPAAVDMYKRYGLFPVGDTVRGGTWMYHWDLRTKQRWYGPTGGPDSEVGWMLYLARHEWYTGLLERVASDPRLSVSSFFPPARTDESLIPIISSIANDQPAVYQVNIPNMGSIDGLPDNVAVEVPAEVSGKGVRRTLGLKLPGKILKAVLWPRMMRMEMALTAFLEGGRQILIDWLMLDPRTKSEKQAEEAWEAVLSLPENQEMARHYRG from the coding sequence GTGTCGAGGGTTAAGATCGCGGTCATAGGCGCTGGGAGCATCGCCTGGAGCTCTAAGATTATACACGACCTGCTTCACACGCCCACGCTCTTCGGGAGCGAGGTCGTGCTCATGGACATCGACCAGGGAAGGCTGAGGCTCGTGGAGGGCTTCGCTAAGAGGTATGCCTCGGAGCTGGGTGCCGACATCAAGTTCATCGCTACCACCGACAGGCGCGAGGCGATCAGGGACGCCGACTTCGTCGTCAACACTGCGATGTTCGGCGGCCACAGCTACTACGAGAAGATGAGGGAGGTGTCTGAGAGGCACGGCTACTACAGGGGCGTTAACAGCACCGAGTGGAACATGGTCAGCGACTACCACACAATCTGGGGGTACTACCAGTTCAAGCTCGCGCTGGAGGTGGCGAGGGACGTAGAGGAGCTAGCGCCCGAGGCATGGCTGCTTCAGCTGGCGAACCCAGTGTTCGAGCTCACCACGCTGATCTCCAGGGAGACTAGGGTTAAGGTCATAGGTCTGTGCCACGGCCACCTAGGCTACAAGGAAATCGCCCGCGCCCTCGGCTACGACCCCGAAAAAGTCGAGTTCGAAGCGATAGGCTTCAACCACGTGATATGGCTGACCAAGCTAACGTACCAGGGCAGGGACCTCTACCCGCTGATCGACGAGTGGGTGGAGCGCAGAGCCAGCGACTACTGGGAGAGGTGGAGGCTCACCCAGAGAGACCCCTTCGACATACAGCTGAGCCCCGCCGCGGTCGACATGTACAAGCGCTACGGCCTCTTCCCCGTCGGGGACACCGTCAGGGGCGGGACCTGGATGTACCACTGGGACCTCAGGACGAAGCAGCGCTGGTACGGGCCAACAGGAGGGCCCGACAGCGAGGTAGGCTGGATGCTGTACCTGGCGAGGCACGAGTGGTACACGGGCCTGCTGGAGAGAGTCGCCTCGGACCCGAGGCTCTCGGTGTCCAGCTTCTTCCCGCCGGCAAGGACGGATGAGTCGCTGATACCTATCATAAGCTCCATCGCGAACGACCAGCCAGCGGTGTACCAGGTGAACATACCCAACATGGGCTCCATCGACGGGCTCCCCGACAACGTGGCTGTGGAGGTCCCAGCGGAGGTCTCCGGGAAGGGGGTCAGGAGGACTCTAGGCTTAAAGCTCCCCGGGAAGATACTCAAGGCGGTTCTCTGGCCCCGCATGATGCGGATGGAGATGGCTCTGACCGCCTTCCTGGAGGGGGGCAGGCAGATCCTCATCGACTGGCTCATGCTAGACCCCAGAACAAAGTCCGAGAAGCAGGCTGAAGAGGCCTGGGAGGCAGTCCTCTCGCTCCCCGAGAACCAGGAGATGGCCCGACACTACAGGGGTTAA
- a CDS encoding transcriptional regulator, translated as MNAKRFAIVTLLYSLGPLTVSEIAKIAGLSIGDADTHLRRLREKGYVRVYKAFTDWGPRTVVELTDDGARRYRELLAKLRSLADRLEK; from the coding sequence ATGAATGCTAAGAGGTTTGCCATAGTCACCTTACTGTACTCCCTGGGCCCGCTCACCGTCTCGGAGATTGCTAAGATAGCTGGCCTGAGCATAGGAGACGCCGACACCCACCTTCGGAGGCTGAGGGAGAAGGGCTACGTGAGGGTGTACAAGGCTTTCACGGACTGGGGTCCAAGGACGGTCGTCGAGCTCACGGATGATGGGGCGAGGAGGTACAGGGAGCTCCTCGCTAAGCTCAGGTCCCTAGCGGATCGTCTTGAAAAGTAG